A genome region from Methylorubrum populi includes the following:
- a CDS encoding Spy/CpxP family protein refolding chaperone encodes MTKRRVTGLLLAGFAALGAAGIGSAAVRAGPFEGPWGHRHGRWSALSPEDRAAFTDARIAGLHAGLKLNPDQEKLWPPVETAIRDLARQRDAQREARRARGRMEDDAPGALRAMADASTARGEALRKLADATTPLFASLDDGQKHRAMVLARPLRPSGGPHKGWREGPHGHGPGGGDE; translated from the coding sequence ATGACCAAGCGACGGGTAACGGGTCTTCTGTTGGCGGGCTTCGCGGCGCTCGGCGCCGCCGGGATCGGGTCGGCGGCGGTGCGGGCCGGACCGTTCGAGGGTCCGTGGGGCCACCGGCACGGCCGCTGGTCCGCGCTCTCGCCCGAGGACCGCGCGGCCTTCACCGATGCGCGCATCGCCGGCCTGCATGCGGGCCTCAAGCTGAACCCGGACCAGGAGAAGCTGTGGCCGCCGGTCGAGACCGCGATTCGCGATCTCGCCAGGCAGCGGGACGCGCAGCGCGAGGCCCGGCGCGCGCGGGGCCGCATGGAGGACGATGCGCCCGGCGCCCTGCGCGCCATGGCGGATGCCTCGACGGCACGCGGCGAGGCCCTGCGCAAGCTCGCCGACGCCACGACGCCCCTCTTCGCCAGCCTGGACGACGGCCAGAAGCACCGCGCCATGGTGCTCGCCCGGCCGCTCCGCCCGTCCGGCGGGCCGCACAAGGGCTGGCGCGAGGGGCCGCATGGCCACGGGCCGGGCGGCGGTGACGAGTAG
- a CDS encoding metal ABC transporter substrate-binding protein — protein MGAGVGRRIAALLLMLFGLMPSAAFAAESKLKAVATFSILADLVTQVGGERVAVTSLVGPDADAHGYSPAPGDARRVAEADLVVVNGLGFEGWIERLIKASGTRAPVVVAAKGVKTIAGSHDHDDHGHDHGDHADPHAWQNVANVKLYVANIRDGLSTVDPAHAALYAANAAAYTEKLDALDAEIRSTLQTIPAERRRIITTHDSFGYFSDAYGMRFLAPQGISTDSEAGPRDVARIIRQIRSDKVPAVFVETIADPRLMQQIARESGAKVGGRIYSDALSGPAGPAPGYVEMMRANLRAFREALG, from the coding sequence ATGGGTGCGGGTGTGGGGCGTCGGATCGCGGCTTTGTTGCTGATGCTCTTCGGCCTGATGCCGTCGGCGGCGTTCGCGGCGGAATCGAAGCTGAAGGCCGTGGCGACCTTCTCGATCCTGGCCGATCTCGTCACGCAGGTCGGCGGCGAACGGGTGGCGGTGACGAGCCTCGTCGGGCCCGATGCCGACGCCCACGGCTATTCCCCCGCGCCGGGCGATGCCCGCCGGGTGGCCGAGGCCGACCTCGTCGTCGTCAACGGTCTCGGCTTCGAGGGCTGGATCGAGCGCCTGATCAAGGCGTCGGGCACCAGGGCACCCGTCGTCGTCGCCGCGAAGGGGGTGAAGACGATCGCCGGCAGCCACGACCACGACGACCACGGGCACGACCACGGCGATCATGCCGACCCGCATGCGTGGCAGAACGTGGCGAACGTGAAGCTCTACGTCGCCAACATCCGCGACGGCCTGAGCACCGTCGATCCCGCGCACGCCGCGCTCTACGCCGCCAACGCCGCCGCCTACACGGAAAAGCTCGACGCGCTGGACGCGGAGATCCGTTCGACCCTCCAGACGATCCCCGCCGAGCGGCGGCGCATCATCACCACCCACGATTCGTTCGGCTATTTCAGCGACGCCTACGGCATGCGCTTCCTGGCGCCCCAGGGCATCTCGACGGACAGCGAGGCCGGCCCGAGGGACGTCGCCCGCATCATCCGCCAGATCCGCAGCGACAAGGTGCCGGCGGTGTTCGTGGAGACCATCGCCGATCCCCGGCTGATGCAGCAGATCGCCCGCGAGAGCGGCGCCAAGGTCGGCGGCCGGATCTATTCCGACGCGCTGAGCGGACCGGCCGGCCCGGCGCCGGGCTATGTCGAGATGATGCGCGCGAACCTGCGGGCGTTCCGGGAGGCGTTGGGCTGA
- the moaD gene encoding molybdopterin converting factor subunit 1, which produces MKLVYFAWVRERVGKPEETVTPPDGIATVADLIGWLKTRGEEYAHAFENEGVVRAAIDRVHARADSAIAGAREIAFFPPMTGG; this is translated from the coding sequence ATGAAGCTCGTCTACTTCGCCTGGGTGCGCGAGCGCGTCGGCAAGCCCGAGGAGACCGTGACGCCGCCCGACGGCATCGCCACGGTGGCCGACCTGATCGGCTGGCTCAAGACGCGCGGCGAGGAATACGCCCACGCCTTCGAGAACGAGGGCGTGGTGCGTGCGGCGATCGACCGGGTCCATGCCAGGGCCGACAGCGCCATCGCGGGCGCGCGGGAGATCGCGTTCTTCCCGCCGATGACGGGCGGATAG
- the pgsA gene encoding CDP-diacylglycerol--glycerol-3-phosphate 3-phosphatidyltransferase, with protein MNAVLPRRRSQAWTLANCLTYGRLVAVPVVVVLLFWPDEIAARWAAFGVFAAAAITDYLDGYVARAWAQSSALGRMLDPIADKLLVAACLLMLAADRTIAGLSLWAAIVILCREVLVSGLREYLAELKVGVPVSRIAKWKTTVQLVALGVLVAGPAGEALIPGSLKAGIVLLWLAAALTLYTGWDYMRAGIRHVIDDPR; from the coding sequence ATGAACGCCGTCCTCCCCCGACGCCGGTCGCAGGCCTGGACGCTCGCGAACTGCCTGACCTACGGCCGCCTCGTCGCCGTCCCCGTCGTCGTCGTGCTGCTGTTCTGGCCGGACGAGATCGCCGCGCGCTGGGCCGCCTTCGGCGTGTTCGCGGCGGCCGCGATCACCGACTATCTCGACGGCTACGTGGCGCGGGCCTGGGCCCAGAGTTCGGCACTCGGGCGGATGCTCGACCCGATCGCCGACAAGCTCCTCGTCGCCGCCTGCCTGCTGATGCTGGCCGCCGACCGCACCATCGCCGGCCTGTCCCTGTGGGCCGCGATCGTCATCCTGTGCCGCGAGGTGCTGGTCTCGGGGCTGCGCGAGTATCTGGCCGAGCTGAAGGTCGGCGTTCCGGTGAGCCGCATCGCCAAGTGGAAGACGACGGTGCAGCTCGTCGCGCTGGGCGTGCTCGTCGCCGGGCCGGCCGGCGAGGCCCTGATCCCCGGCAGCCTCAAGGCGGGCATCGTCCTGCTGTGGCTCGCCGCCGCCCTCACGCTCTATACCGGCTGGGACTACATGAGGGCCGGAATCCGGCACGTGATCGACGATCCGCGCTGA
- the uvrC gene encoding excinuclease ABC subunit UvrC: MSRATRSAFDDVPPDGFDEDETDALALDEAPEIDFDFEPGAVKAGTEIIRRFWTTLPTSPGVYRMFDAKGDVLYVGKAKNLKARVGSYARGQAHSNRIARMIAQTAAMEFVTTATETEALLLEANLIKQLKPRFNVLMRDDKSFPYILLTADGPAPQIVKHRGARRRKGNYYGPFASVWAVNRTVNALQRAFLMRTCSDSYYENRTRPCLLFQIKRCSGPCTGEIALEDYAGLADSARAFLSGKSNAVKDRMREEMQRASEALEFERAARFRDRIAALSAIQGTQGVNTQGVEEADVFALDEQAGQFCIEVFFFRNFQNWGNRAYFPKADRSMSADEVLASFISQFYDDKPAPRLVLVSHAIEDAELVAAALSSRVEHRVEIHQPQRGERRNLVDYAQRNAKEALGRRLADTASQGKLLAALGQSFGLDRPPRRVEVYDNSHISGTAAVGGLIVAGPSGFMKTHYRTFNIKSEELTPGDDFGMMREVLTRRFKRLAKEAPRTPREAEAREPRAAVDDQAVPVATETVADDPDAFPAWPDLVLIDGGAGQLEAARASLAEIGVIDVPLVGIAKGRDRDAGRETFFVPGRTPFKLPPRDPVLYFVQRLRDEAHRFAIGTHRARRKREMTRNPLDEIAGIGPTRKRALLHHFGTVKAIQRAALEDLAKAPGVNAATARAVYDFFHANA, from the coding sequence ATGAGCCGCGCGACCCGATCCGCCTTCGACGACGTCCCGCCCGACGGGTTCGACGAGGACGAGACCGACGCCCTCGCCCTCGACGAGGCGCCCGAGATCGACTTCGATTTCGAGCCGGGCGCGGTCAAGGCCGGCACCGAGATCATCCGCCGCTTCTGGACGACCCTGCCGACCTCGCCGGGCGTCTACCGGATGTTCGACGCCAAGGGCGACGTGCTCTACGTCGGCAAGGCCAAGAACCTGAAGGCCCGCGTCGGCTCCTACGCCCGCGGCCAGGCGCATTCCAACCGCATCGCCCGCATGATCGCGCAGACGGCGGCGATGGAGTTCGTCACGACGGCGACCGAGACCGAAGCGCTGCTGCTGGAGGCCAACCTCATCAAGCAGTTGAAGCCGCGCTTCAACGTGCTGATGCGCGACGACAAGTCGTTCCCCTACATCCTGCTCACCGCCGACGGCCCGGCACCGCAGATCGTCAAGCATCGCGGCGCCCGCCGCCGCAAGGGCAACTACTACGGTCCGTTCGCCAGCGTCTGGGCGGTCAACCGCACGGTCAACGCCCTCCAGCGCGCCTTCCTGATGCGAACCTGCTCCGACAGCTACTACGAGAACCGCACCCGGCCCTGCCTGCTCTTCCAGATCAAGCGCTGCTCCGGCCCCTGCACCGGCGAGATCGCCCTGGAGGATTATGCCGGTCTCGCCGACAGCGCCCGCGCCTTCCTCTCGGGCAAGTCGAACGCGGTGAAGGACCGGATGCGCGAGGAAATGCAGCGCGCTTCCGAAGCGCTGGAATTCGAGCGCGCCGCGCGCTTCCGCGACCGCATCGCCGCCCTCTCGGCGATCCAGGGCACGCAAGGGGTGAACACCCAAGGCGTCGAGGAGGCCGACGTGTTCGCCCTCGACGAGCAGGCGGGGCAGTTCTGCATCGAGGTGTTCTTCTTCCGCAACTTCCAGAACTGGGGCAACCGCGCCTACTTCCCCAAGGCCGACCGCTCGATGAGCGCCGACGAGGTGCTGGCCTCGTTCATCTCGCAGTTCTACGACGACAAGCCCGCGCCGCGCCTCGTCCTGGTGAGCCACGCCATCGAGGACGCGGAACTCGTGGCCGCCGCGCTGTCCAGCCGGGTCGAGCATCGGGTGGAGATCCACCAGCCGCAGCGGGGCGAGCGCAGGAACCTCGTCGATTACGCCCAGCGCAACGCCAAGGAAGCCCTCGGGCGCCGGCTCGCCGACACCGCCTCGCAGGGCAAGCTGCTCGCCGCCCTGGGGCAGTCCTTCGGCCTCGACAGGCCGCCGCGCCGGGTCGAGGTCTACGACAACTCGCACATCTCCGGCACGGCCGCGGTCGGCGGCCTGATCGTCGCCGGCCCGAGCGGCTTCATGAAGACGCATTACCGCACCTTCAACATCAAGTCGGAGGAGCTGACGCCGGGCGACGATTTCGGGATGATGCGCGAGGTGCTGACCCGCCGCTTCAAGCGGCTGGCCAAGGAGGCGCCGCGCACGCCGAGGGAAGCGGAGGCCCGCGAGCCCCGGGCGGCCGTCGACGATCAGGCCGTGCCCGTCGCGACCGAGACGGTCGCCGACGATCCCGACGCCTTTCCCGCCTGGCCCGACCTCGTGCTGATCGACGGCGGCGCCGGCCAGTTGGAGGCCGCCCGCGCCTCCCTCGCGGAGATCGGCGTGATCGACGTGCCGCTGGTCGGCATCGCCAAGGGCCGCGACCGCGACGCCGGCCGCGAGACCTTCTTCGTGCCCGGCCGCACGCCGTTCAAGCTGCCGCCGCGCGACCCCGTGCTCTACTTCGTGCAGCGCCTGCGCGACGAGGCCCACCGCTTCGCCATCGGCACCCACCGGGCCCGGCGCAAGCGCGAGATGACCCGGAACCCGCTCGACGAGATCGCCGGCATCGGCCCCACTCGCAAGCGCGCGCTGCTGCACCATTTCGGCACCGTGAAGGCCATCCAGCGGGCCGCCTTGGAGGATCTCGCCAAGGCGCCGGGCGTCAACGCCGCCACCGCGCGGGCGGTCTACGACTTCTTCCACGCCAATGCTTGA
- a CDS encoding chemotaxis protein: MITKRYRIEESLGLAAPTAGVSAAAPETLPNPRLDEILSAINDLRRLTQASAGETIEACRRELGEAFAMRRELEVMKEAITRTKSEIASLHRSENTGKGMRRVAGELDAVVESTEQATSTILGSIEKIETNANMMRGLRLPKAAQENVDGILDNVITAYEACNFQDLTGQRISKIVGVLKFVEEHLDRVIEVWSGLEGFRDLLAVDPAAPAEDDESALLNGPKLQDDPGHVDQSDIDALFD, encoded by the coding sequence ATGATCACCAAGCGCTACCGCATCGAGGAGAGCCTGGGCCTCGCCGCGCCGACGGCCGGCGTCTCCGCGGCCGCGCCGGAAACCCTGCCGAACCCACGCCTCGACGAGATCCTCTCGGCGATCAACGACCTGCGCCGCCTCACGCAGGCGAGCGCCGGCGAGACCATCGAGGCCTGCCGCCGCGAACTCGGCGAGGCCTTCGCCATGCGCCGCGAACTCGAAGTGATGAAGGAGGCGATCACCCGCACCAAGTCGGAGATCGCCAGCCTCCATCGGTCTGAGAACACCGGCAAGGGCATGCGCCGCGTCGCGGGCGAACTCGATGCGGTGGTCGAATCGACGGAGCAGGCCACCTCGACGATTCTCGGCAGCATCGAGAAGATCGAGACCAACGCCAACATGATGCGCGGCCTGCGCCTGCCCAAGGCCGCGCAGGAGAACGTCGACGGCATCCTCGACAACGTCATCACCGCCTACGAGGCCTGCAACTTCCAGGATCTCACCGGCCAGCGCATCAGCAAGATCGTCGGCGTGCTCAAGTTCGTCGAGGAGCATCTCGACCGCGTCATCGAAGTCTGGAGCGGGCTCGAAGGCTTCCGCGACCTGCTGGCGGTCGATCCCGCCGCCCCGGCCGAGGACGACGAGAGCGCGCTGCTGAACGGGCCGAAGCTCCAGGACGATCCCGGCCACGTCGACCAGTCCGACATCGACGCCCTGTTCGATTGA
- a CDS encoding L,D-transpeptidase, producing the protein MRAKWSVALAALAVAGTSGAASAQAGPGRYGGGFIEFLMTGDAHGPLRRPAVDGYGALGEARPAATPQPRARFAALPTGPAAEESAIARAVDPRYARQVVAYDGPGRAGQIVIDTSAKYLYLIQPGGQAIRYGIGVGRPGFVWTGAKTITAKREWPDWTPPEEMLRRRPDLPRHMAGGPANPLGARAMYLGTSLYRIHGTNEPHTIGQNVSSGCIRMMNEDVIDLYERTSVGTRVEVI; encoded by the coding sequence ATGCGGGCGAAGTGGAGCGTGGCGCTGGCGGCGCTCGCCGTGGCCGGGACGAGCGGAGCGGCATCGGCCCAGGCCGGACCGGGGCGCTACGGCGGCGGCTTCATCGAATTCCTGATGACGGGCGACGCGCATGGACCGCTTCGCCGCCCCGCCGTCGATGGATACGGCGCGCTCGGCGAGGCGCGGCCGGCGGCCACCCCCCAGCCGCGCGCCCGCTTCGCCGCACTGCCCACCGGGCCGGCGGCCGAGGAGAGCGCCATCGCCCGTGCGGTCGATCCCCGCTACGCGCGGCAGGTGGTGGCCTATGACGGGCCGGGCCGGGCCGGACAGATCGTGATCGATACCAGTGCCAAATACCTCTACCTGATCCAGCCGGGCGGGCAGGCGATCCGTTACGGCATCGGCGTCGGGCGGCCGGGCTTCGTCTGGACCGGCGCCAAGACCATCACCGCCAAGCGCGAATGGCCCGATTGGACGCCGCCCGAAGAGATGTTGCGCCGCCGCCCGGACCTGCCGCGGCACATGGCCGGCGGTCCGGCGAATCCGCTCGGCGCCCGGGCGATGTATCTCGGCACCTCGCTCTACCGCATCCACGGCACCAACGAGCCGCACACGATCGGCCAGAACGTCTCCTCGGGCTGCATCCGCATGATGAACGAGGACGTGATCGACCTCTACGAACGCACGTCGGTCGGCACCCGCGTCGAGGTGATCTGA
- a CDS encoding sigma-70 family RNA polymerase sigma factor, protein MPDEPIHIQLPEDPAVKPGEAAKAVPGHLTLALRDYFDLAVQAPLPGRLAELLHQFEAVLAVQGGRIEPVFRDDLVKALPMLRTFAISLTANPTRADDLVQETMVKAWANRERFTPGTNFTAWLFTILRNQFYTEVRKGRREVEDPDGVHADTLTAHPDQEHAVGLRLVMNLIGTLPLPQRQALLLVGAEGFTYEEAAERLGCQVGTVKSRVSRARAFLMESFEGLPNGLLAARA, encoded by the coding sequence ATGCCCGACGAACCGATTCACATCCAATTGCCGGAAGATCCCGCTGTAAAACCGGGTGAAGCAGCAAAGGCTGTGCCGGGGCACCTGACTCTGGCGCTGCGCGACTACTTCGATCTCGCCGTCCAGGCGCCTCTGCCCGGCCGGCTGGCAGAACTCCTGCACCAGTTCGAAGCCGTGCTCGCCGTGCAGGGCGGACGGATCGAGCCGGTGTTCCGCGACGACCTCGTGAAGGCGCTGCCGATGCTGCGCACCTTCGCGATCTCGCTGACCGCCAACCCGACCCGCGCCGACGACTTGGTTCAGGAGACCATGGTCAAGGCGTGGGCGAATCGCGAGCGCTTCACCCCGGGCACGAACTTCACCGCGTGGCTGTTCACGATCCTGCGCAATCAGTTCTACACCGAGGTGCGCAAGGGGCGCCGCGAGGTGGAGGACCCCGACGGCGTCCATGCGGATACGCTTACGGCGCATCCCGATCAGGAGCACGCGGTGGGCCTGCGGCTGGTGATGAACCTGATCGGCACGTTGCCGCTGCCGCAGCGGCAGGCCCTTCTGCTCGTGGGCGCCGAGGGCTTCACCTACGAGGAGGCGGCGGAGCGCCTCGGCTGTCAGGTCGGCACCGTCAAGAGCCGCGTCAGCCGGGCCCGGGCCTTCCTGATGGAATCGTTCGAGGGCTTGCCGAACGGGTTGTTGGCGGCGCGGGCCTGA
- the mscL gene encoding large conductance mechanosensitive channel protein MscL — MLEEFKKFALRGNVVDLAVGVIIGAAFGAIVNSLVQDVIMPIIGAITGGLDFSNHYIPLSSKVQAGMPYAEAKKVGAVIGYGQFLTLAVNFTIIAFVLFMVIRAMNALKSKEENKPKPDADVPADVKLLAEIRDLLAARKA, encoded by the coding sequence ATGCTGGAGGAATTCAAGAAATTTGCGCTACGCGGCAACGTGGTCGATCTCGCCGTCGGCGTGATCATCGGCGCGGCCTTCGGCGCCATCGTCAATTCGCTGGTGCAGGACGTGATCATGCCGATCATCGGCGCGATCACCGGCGGCCTCGATTTCTCGAACCACTACATCCCGCTTTCGTCCAAGGTACAGGCGGGCATGCCCTATGCCGAGGCGAAGAAGGTCGGCGCGGTGATCGGCTACGGCCAGTTCCTGACCCTCGCCGTCAACTTCACCATCATCGCCTTCGTGCTGTTCATGGTGATCCGCGCCATGAACGCGCTGAAGTCGAAGGAGGAGAACAAGCCGAAGCCCGACGCCGACGTGCCGGCCGACGTGAAGCTGCTCGCCGAGATCCGCGACCTGCTGGCGGCGCGCAAGGCCTGA
- a CDS encoding DUF1236 domain-containing protein, with the protein MKINTLLAASAIALALPMAAQAQGTLRGAERGAQEGSDAAGPIGGIVGGAVGAATGTIGGILGVEDRPRFRSYVRERNVRSYDYDGRVVVGSTLPASGVTYYDVPSEYNVTRGTRYTVVNDRPVLVDGRHRIIEVLD; encoded by the coding sequence ATGAAGATCAACACCCTTCTCGCCGCTTCGGCCATCGCCCTCGCCCTGCCCATGGCGGCCCAGGCTCAGGGCACCCTGCGCGGCGCCGAGCGCGGCGCTCAGGAAGGCTCGGATGCGGCCGGCCCGATCGGCGGCATCGTCGGCGGTGCCGTCGGCGCGGCCACGGGCACGATCGGCGGCATTCTCGGCGTCGAGGACCGTCCGCGCTTCCGCTCCTACGTCCGCGAGCGCAACGTCCGCTCCTACGACTACGACGGCCGCGTGGTCGTGGGTTCGACCCTGCCGGCCTCCGGCGTGACCTATTACGACGTCCCGTCCGAGTACAACGTCACCCGCGGCACCCGCTACACGGTCGTGAACGACCGCCCGGTGCTGGTGGACGGCCGTCACCGGATCATCGAGGTGCTCGACTGA
- a CDS encoding ATP-binding protein, with product MAAPAGLSPTESRRTGALGGTFGRIRTIWRRLGRIIGDALPKGLYARSLIIIIAPMVLLQSVIAYTFMERHWQLVTRRLSAAVTADVAALMDIYESYPQDKDAETLARIAGERLNLDVDILKGAKLPSPGPRPFFSILDEVLSDEIRRQIRRPFWIDTVGRSSLIEIRVAIPEGVMRVTARRNQAYASNSHIFLLWMTGSSLVLLGVAILFLRNQIKPILRLSAVAEGFGKGRDIEFKPRGAREVRQAGHAFIEMRRRIERAMEQRTAMLNGVSHDLRTILTRFKLSLALVEQTPEVEDLQRDVDEMSRMLEGYLAFARGDSAETAAETDMRTLLEDLRSDVERLGAHVEAVEIEGSPLVTVRSDAMRRCLFNLAANAARYADTVAISGKREHRAFLVAIDDDGPGIPAESREEVFKPFVRLDDARQDAGGSGLGLAIARDIARAHGGDVALHDSPLGGLRATVRIPA from the coding sequence ATGGCAGCGCCCGCCGGCCTTTCCCCGACCGAATCCCGCCGGACCGGTGCGCTCGGCGGAACCTTCGGCCGAATCCGGACGATCTGGCGGCGCCTCGGCCGCATCATCGGCGACGCCCTGCCGAAGGGGCTCTACGCCCGCTCGCTGATCATCATCATCGCGCCGATGGTGCTGCTCCAGTCGGTGATCGCCTACACTTTCATGGAGCGGCACTGGCAGCTCGTGACCCGCCGGCTCTCCGCGGCGGTGACCGCCGACGTCGCCGCCTTGATGGACATCTACGAGTCCTATCCGCAGGACAAGGACGCCGAGACGCTGGCGCGCATCGCCGGCGAGCGCCTGAACCTCGACGTCGACATCCTCAAGGGCGCCAAGCTGCCGAGCCCGGGGCCGCGGCCGTTCTTCTCGATCCTCGACGAAGTGCTGTCGGACGAGATCCGCCGCCAGATCCGGCGCCCGTTCTGGATCGATACGGTCGGCCGCTCCAGCCTCATCGAGATCCGCGTGGCGATCCCCGAGGGGGTGATGCGGGTCACCGCCCGGCGCAACCAGGCCTATGCCTCGAACTCGCACATCTTCCTGCTCTGGATGACCGGCTCCTCGCTGGTGCTGCTCGGCGTGGCGATCCTGTTCCTGCGCAACCAGATCAAGCCGATCCTGCGGCTCTCGGCGGTGGCCGAGGGGTTCGGCAAGGGACGCGACATCGAGTTCAAGCCCCGCGGCGCCCGCGAGGTCCGGCAGGCGGGCCACGCCTTCATCGAGATGAGGCGGCGCATCGAGCGGGCGATGGAGCAGCGCACGGCGATGCTCAACGGGGTGAGCCACGACCTGCGCACCATCCTCACCCGCTTCAAGCTCTCCCTCGCCCTGGTCGAGCAGACCCCGGAGGTCGAGGATCTCCAGCGCGACGTCGACGAGATGAGCCGGATGCTGGAGGGCTATCTCGCCTTCGCCCGCGGCGATTCCGCCGAGACCGCCGCGGAGACCGACATGCGCACCCTGCTGGAGGACCTGCGCAGCGACGTGGAGCGGCTCGGCGCCCATGTCGAGGCGGTGGAGATCGAGGGCAGTCCGCTCGTCACGGTTCGGTCCGACGCGATGCGCCGCTGCCTGTTCAACCTCGCCGCCAACGCCGCCCGCTACGCCGACACCGTGGCGATCTCGGGCAAGCGCGAACACCGCGCCTTCCTCGTCGCGATCGACGACGACGGGCCCGGCATCCCGGCCGAGAGCCGCGAGGAGGTGTTCAAGCCGTTCGTGCGCCTGGACGACGCCCGCCAGGATGCCGGCGGCTCCGGCCTCGGGCTCGCCATCGCCCGCGACATCGCCCGCGCCCATGGGGGCGACGTCGCGCTCCACGACAGCCCGCTGGGCGGCCTGCGGGCGACGGTCCGCATCCCCGCCTGA
- a CDS encoding response regulator transcription factor, protein MSAGGAVRPRPELPDHAPHILLVDDDRRVRELLSRFLSEQGFRVTAAASAAEARLRGQCFVFDALVLDVMMPGESGFDYARSVRETSRVPILMLTARSNPNDRVTGLEIGADDYLPKPFEPRELILRLNNIIRRHAAVPEARFSGEDAVSFGPFSFRADRGELRRENEPVKITEREREILTVLAQARGGNVERETLAGNGGLAAERTIDVQINRLRRKIEPDPANPSFLHTVRGIGYRLAID, encoded by the coding sequence ATGTCGGCCGGCGGTGCCGTCAGGCCGCGCCCGGAGCTTCCGGACCACGCCCCCCACATCCTCCTCGTCGACGACGACCGGCGGGTGCGCGAACTCCTCTCCCGCTTCCTCTCCGAACAGGGGTTCCGGGTCACCGCCGCCGCGAGCGCGGCCGAAGCGCGCCTGCGCGGCCAGTGCTTCGTGTTCGACGCCCTCGTCCTCGACGTGATGATGCCGGGCGAGAGCGGTTTCGACTATGCCCGCTCGGTGCGCGAGACCTCGCGGGTGCCGATCCTGATGCTGACCGCGCGCTCCAACCCCAACGACCGGGTGACGGGCCTGGAGATCGGCGCCGACGACTACCTGCCCAAACCTTTCGAGCCGCGCGAGCTGATCCTGCGGCTCAACAACATCATCCGCCGCCACGCGGCGGTGCCGGAAGCCCGCTTCTCCGGCGAGGATGCCGTCAGCTTCGGCCCCTTCAGCTTCCGCGCCGACCGGGGCGAGTTGCGGCGCGAGAACGAACCGGTGAAGATCACCGAGCGGGAGCGCGAGATCCTGACCGTCCTGGCGCAGGCACGCGGCGGCAATGTCGAGCGCGAGACGCTGGCCGGCAACGGCGGCTTGGCCGCCGAGCGCACCATCGACGTGCAGATCAACCGCCTGCGCCGCAAGATCGAGCCGGACCCGGCCAATCCGAGCTTCCTGCACACCGTTCGCGGCATCGGCTACCGCCTCGCCATCGATTGA
- a CDS encoding MarR family transcriptional regulator, which translates to MDRAMTPDADMAVQTAGEALSSDRPAAGGDSDDLIELLFFAYRDFVGDPDRILAQYGFGRAHHRVLHFVDRYPGLTIAELLDILRITKQSLNRVLKDLIDQGYVEQQTGTSDRRQRLLFCTPSGRTLTADLTRVQVRRIVRALDAPAEDGQDGRGTRAASAQDFLLAMIEPTERAAIRRLMARRATVRA; encoded by the coding sequence GTGGACCGCGCGATGACGCCAGATGCCGACATGGCCGTACAGACGGCCGGCGAGGCTCTGTCCTCCGATCGGCCGGCCGCGGGCGGCGACAGCGACGACCTGATCGAACTCCTGTTCTTCGCCTACCGCGATTTCGTCGGCGACCCCGACCGGATCCTGGCGCAGTACGGCTTCGGTCGGGCGCATCACCGGGTGCTGCACTTCGTCGACCGTTATCCCGGCCTCACCATCGCCGAACTCCTCGATATCCTGCGCATCACCAAGCAGAGCCTCAACCGGGTGCTGAAGGATTTGATCGACCAGGGCTACGTCGAGCAGCAGACCGGCACCAGCGACCGGCGCCAGCGGCTCCTGTTCTGCACGCCGTCCGGGCGGACGCTGACGGCCGACCTCACCCGCGTCCAGGTCCGGCGCATCGTGCGGGCGCTCGATGCGCCGGCCGAGGACGGCCAGGACGGCCGCGGCACCCGCGCGGCCTCGGCGCAGGACTTCCTTCTCGCGATGATCGAGCCGACGGAGCGCGCCGCCATCCGCCGCCTGATGGCCCGCCGCGCGACGGTGCGCGCCTGA